A genome region from Thalassotalea euphylliae includes the following:
- the purM gene encoding phosphoribosylformylglycinamidine cyclo-ligase encodes MSEQKQSLSYKDAGVDIDAGNELVENIKGAVKRTTRPEVMGGLGGFGSVCQLPTGYKEPVLVAGTDGVGTKLRLAIDLAKHDTVGIDLVAMCVNDLIVQGAEPLFFLDYYATAKLDVPVAASVVNGIAEGCVQAGCALVGGETAEMPGMYHQGDYDIAGFCVGVAEKSKVLDGQKVAAGDQLIALGSSGPHSNGYSLIRKVLEVSGSDTNELLDGKSIGEHLLEPTKIYVKSVLALLKEVDVHALSHITGGGFWENIPRVLPENAKAVINETSWQWPSIFNWLQEKGNVTTHEMYRTFNCGVGMIIAVPKDAVEQSLEILKAHGEQAWHIGEIQTKAEDQEQVVIGQE; translated from the coding sequence GTGAGCGAACAAAAGCAATCCCTAAGCTATAAGGACGCTGGTGTCGATATCGATGCAGGCAATGAGTTAGTAGAAAACATTAAGGGCGCGGTAAAGCGCACAACTCGCCCAGAAGTAATGGGTGGTTTAGGTGGATTTGGCTCGGTTTGCCAATTACCAACTGGTTATAAAGAGCCTGTGTTAGTAGCGGGTACAGATGGCGTTGGCACAAAATTGCGTTTAGCGATTGATTTAGCAAAACACGACACTGTTGGTATCGACCTTGTTGCTATGTGTGTTAACGACTTAATTGTTCAAGGGGCGGAGCCACTGTTCTTCCTTGATTATTATGCAACCGCTAAGTTAGACGTTCCAGTTGCCGCAAGTGTGGTTAACGGTATTGCTGAAGGCTGCGTGCAAGCAGGCTGTGCGTTAGTTGGCGGTGAAACTGCTGAAATGCCAGGCATGTATCATCAAGGCGATTACGATATTGCTGGCTTCTGTGTTGGCGTTGCTGAAAAATCAAAAGTATTAGACGGCCAAAAAGTTGCCGCTGGCGACCAACTGATTGCTCTTGGCTCTTCTGGCCCGCACTCAAATGGTTACTCATTAATTCGCAAAGTGCTAGAAGTCAGCGGTAGTGATACCAACGAGCTACTTGACGGTAAATCAATTGGCGAACACTTACTTGAACCAACGAAAATTTACGTTAAATCAGTGCTTGCACTGCTCAAAGAAGTAGACGTTCATGCACTATCACATATTACCGGTGGTGGCTTCTGGGAAAATATTCCACGCGTACTACCTGAAAATGCTAAAGCAGTTATTAATGAAACATCTTGGCAGTGGCCAAGCATTTTTAATTGGTTACAAGAAAAAGGTAATGTTACAACCCATGAAATGTACCGTACCTTTAACTGTGGTGTTGGTATGATTATCGCTGTACCGAAAGATGCTGTTGAACAAAGTCTTGAAATTCTTAAGGCACACGGCGAGCAAGCTTGGCACATTGGTGAAATCCAAACCAAAGCAGAAGATCAAGAACAAGTCGTTATTGGTCAGGAGTAA
- a CDS encoding DUF2066 domain-containing protein — translation MKLIQLNKMFHALVLILTTFSIFSAAAIEVTDLYQAKVAVDSQANKDRNQAIKKAMAAVLLKVGGQESVLTNSEVKRQLSRYNQYLTQYRYERDSEQLFLVAMFDENKINQLFQQQNLAIWGSLRPQILVWLLNESDLNREVVAESAGLPWPKQVNDFSEQRGLPLLLPLMDLEDSLQVNVTDLWGRFANATEEAAARYFVDANLIIRISNSSLLSEQDQQVACEGVLCQQPSWYAVDWSLLAERQQFGETYEGSDVAALLSQVLKDVASVVYQDYALSTDLNNELLIDVANVDSLTSYVEIHQFLTALSAVESVILVEAEEQTRTFKLNLLGSKKALLASLKLNDQLQQYIDPLVGEEPGANPVFYWRKQ, via the coding sequence ATGAAATTGATTCAATTAAACAAAATGTTCCACGCGCTGGTATTAATTTTAACCACATTTAGCATATTTTCAGCAGCAGCGATTGAAGTAACTGATTTGTATCAAGCAAAAGTCGCGGTTGACTCGCAAGCAAACAAAGATCGCAACCAAGCAATTAAAAAAGCCATGGCGGCTGTGTTACTTAAAGTGGGTGGTCAAGAATCGGTATTAACCAATAGCGAAGTAAAGCGACAGTTAAGTCGTTACAATCAATATCTCACGCAATATCGCTACGAGCGCGATAGCGAACAACTTTTTCTCGTGGCGATGTTCGATGAAAACAAAATCAATCAATTATTCCAACAACAAAACCTTGCCATTTGGGGAAGCTTGCGCCCGCAGATTTTAGTTTGGCTGTTAAATGAAAGCGACTTAAATCGTGAGGTAGTGGCTGAATCAGCTGGACTTCCTTGGCCCAAACAAGTGAATGATTTTTCTGAGCAGCGCGGCCTGCCTCTATTATTACCATTAATGGATCTAGAAGACTCGCTGCAAGTAAACGTAACCGATTTGTGGGGGCGTTTTGCTAATGCAACCGAAGAAGCAGCGGCAAGATACTTTGTTGATGCCAACTTAATTATTCGAATTTCAAACAGCAGCTTGTTGAGCGAGCAAGATCAGCAAGTGGCATGTGAAGGCGTGCTATGCCAACAACCTAGTTGGTATGCGGTTGATTGGTCGCTATTGGCCGAACGCCAGCAGTTTGGTGAAACCTATGAAGGAAGTGATGTGGCGGCGCTATTATCACAAGTATTAAAAGATGTTGCGTCTGTGGTTTATCAAGACTACGCGCTATCTACCGATTTGAACAATGAATTGCTAATAGACGTGGCTAATGTTGACTCATTAACAAGCTATGTAGAAATTCATCAATTTCTAACTGCTTTGTCAGCGGTTGAGTCGGTAATTTTAGTCGAAGCAGAAGAACAAACTAGAACATTTAAGCTTAATTTACTCGGTTCGAAAAAAGCCTTGTTAGCGTCACTTAAATTAAATGATCAACTACAACAGTATATCGACCCTTTAGTTGGCGAAGAGCCAGGTGCAAACCCTGTGTTTTATTGGAGAAAACAATGA
- the hda gene encoding DnaA regulatory inactivator Hda, translating into MKQDAQLALAVHLPDDETFESYTGNTNLTVLKILRDFVSQLRFSNSHKTQNSTQPDLIETVNSFYLFGLSGAGKSHLLHAASNYADSLGKTSLCLPMSEIIEMPVEVLEGLEQIDLICVDDIQLIRGNMVWQQAIFDLFNRVKEQGKQILIAGTNSVQDLSLELPDLKSRLSWGYVEQLKQLTDDEKMAVVARRARQRGLNIQPDVIKYLLNHFSRDTAALIQYLDTLDKLSIREQRKITIPFIKEALANS; encoded by the coding sequence ATGAAGCAAGATGCACAATTAGCACTGGCTGTGCACTTGCCTGATGATGAAACGTTTGAGAGTTATACTGGCAACACTAATCTAACAGTACTCAAAATTTTACGGGATTTCGTCAGCCAATTAAGGTTTTCGAACAGTCATAAAACGCAAAATTCAACGCAACCGGATTTGATTGAAACGGTCAATAGCTTTTATTTATTTGGCTTATCAGGCGCTGGTAAATCTCATTTATTGCACGCTGCTAGCAACTATGCTGACAGCTTAGGTAAAACCTCATTGTGTCTGCCAATGTCTGAGATTATTGAGATGCCAGTTGAAGTGCTGGAAGGGCTTGAACAAATTGATTTAATTTGTGTTGATGATATTCAACTGATTCGCGGCAATATGGTTTGGCAACAAGCAATTTTTGACCTGTTTAATCGCGTTAAAGAGCAGGGCAAGCAAATTCTGATTGCGGGCACAAACTCAGTACAAGACTTGTCACTAGAGTTACCTGATCTCAAATCACGATTGAGTTGGGGTTATGTTGAGCAGCTAAAACAATTAACCGACGATGAGAAAATGGCGGTGGTTGCAAGGCGCGCCCGTCAGCGTGGCTTAAATATTCAACCAGACGTAATTAAGTATCTATTGAATCATTTTAGCCGTGACACAGCCGCTTTAATTCAATACTTGGATACGCTCGACAAGTTGTCGATACGTGAACAACGCAAAATTACCATTCCATTTATCAAAGAAGCGCTAGCCAATAGTTAG
- a CDS encoding DUF2069 domain-containing protein — MKSINTATYKKIALIGYFGLLAFMPLWLLVLEPSSLGPWLALVLFVVPLFFPAKGMLKGNPYTFAWSNFIVMWYFLHSLTSLWVSANKLYPLIELIFASLMFFGGTYYAKYRGQELGLSIRKKKGEE, encoded by the coding sequence ATGAAATCCATCAACACTGCAACCTATAAAAAAATAGCCTTAATTGGCTACTTTGGTTTATTGGCATTTATGCCACTGTGGTTACTGGTGCTTGAACCAAGCTCACTTGGCCCTTGGCTAGCGTTAGTTTTATTCGTAGTGCCGTTATTTTTTCCAGCTAAGGGTATGTTAAAAGGAAATCCTTATACCTTTGCCTGGTCTAATTTTATTGTCATGTGGTATTTCCTACACAGCTTGACCAGTTTATGGGTGTCAGCTAATAAGCTTTACCCATTGATTGAACTAATATTTGCCAGCCTGATGTTTTTTGGTGGTACATATTACGCGAAATATCGAGGTCAAGAGCTCGGATTAAGTATCAGAAAAAAGAAGGGTGAAGAGTAA
- the arsC gene encoding arsenate reductase (glutaredoxin) (This arsenate reductase requires both glutathione and glutaredoxin to convert arsenate to arsenite, after which the efflux transporter formed by ArsA and ArsB can extrude the arsenite from the cell, providing resistance.), producing MLTIYHNPRCSKSRQTLQLIESANAAHEVVEYLKTPLSEDALRDLAKKLSVAPIDMMRTKETEFKEQALKGADDDTLFAAMAATPKLMERPIVVKGEQAVIGRPPENVNALL from the coding sequence ATGTTAACTATTTACCATAATCCACGCTGCTCAAAGAGCCGCCAAACACTTCAACTTATCGAATCTGCTAATGCTGCACATGAAGTGGTGGAATATTTAAAAACTCCATTGTCTGAAGATGCACTTCGCGATTTAGCAAAAAAATTATCGGTTGCACCTATTGATATGATGCGCACTAAAGAAACCGAGTTTAAAGAGCAAGCACTAAAAGGCGCAGATGACGATACATTATTCGCCGCCATGGCCGCCACTCCTAAACTCATGGAGCGCCCCATTGTGGTTAAAGGTGAACAAGCCGTTATTGGTCGTCCACCAGAAAATGTTAATGCCTTGCTATAG
- a CDS encoding M48 family metalloprotease — MFKLKPVLLSIGLCLTIGSSPINAQQDKNELPEIGAAGSSILSIDKERVVGDAMMRHLRATQPILHDPVITEYLNHLGNRLVRNAQDVNYKFKFFVLNNNELNAFAFFGGHVGVHSGLITTADTESELASVLAHEISHVTQRHLARRLEAQSANQPLTLAGMLGGVLLTLVNPTVGIAALSTSVAASQQASLNYTRGNEKEADRVGIALLVNSNFDPMGAPNFFGKMAERFRYKSKPPAMLLTHPLPESRISDARLRAQNYPRTQLPPSLEFELAKARIQARYQGEPKNNITQFQHILKQQQYAIKEAANYGLALSYFANEDYNQAKQLLEQLLANDKRNLFYVDALTDTYLELEEYQSAIDMLAALNLLMPNNQVVALNYANALQKNQQYDQAEQVLQDFLLVKPKHFIAYDLLNEVYRKAKKTALMHTTQAEVYALLGAYPKAIDELQTGYNFAEGKPLIQKRIKARILQFEDQQNKLKRL; from the coding sequence TTGTTTAAGCTTAAACCTGTTTTACTCAGTATTGGTCTGTGCTTAACCATTGGTAGTTCTCCTATTAATGCACAACAAGACAAAAATGAATTACCTGAAATAGGGGCTGCCGGCTCAAGTATTTTATCAATCGATAAAGAACGCGTGGTCGGTGACGCCATGATGCGCCATTTAAGGGCCACACAACCTATTTTGCACGATCCGGTGATCACCGAATACCTTAACCACCTTGGTAACCGCTTGGTTAGAAATGCGCAAGATGTTAACTACAAATTTAAGTTTTTTGTTTTAAACAACAATGAACTTAATGCATTTGCCTTCTTCGGCGGCCATGTCGGTGTACATTCTGGGCTTATCACCACAGCTGATACGGAAAGTGAACTAGCGTCAGTACTTGCCCATGAAATATCACACGTTACGCAGCGCCATTTGGCACGTCGGCTGGAAGCGCAATCTGCCAACCAACCGCTGACGCTTGCGGGTATGCTCGGCGGTGTTTTGCTGACCTTAGTTAACCCAACCGTTGGTATTGCGGCACTAAGTACCAGCGTTGCGGCAAGCCAGCAAGCCTCATTAAATTACACACGAGGCAACGAGAAAGAGGCAGATCGCGTCGGCATCGCGTTATTGGTGAATAGTAATTTTGATCCAATGGGTGCACCGAACTTTTTTGGCAAGATGGCTGAACGGTTCCGCTATAAATCTAAGCCGCCGGCAATGCTATTGACCCATCCACTGCCAGAGTCTCGAATTAGCGATGCCCGTTTAAGAGCACAAAATTATCCAAGAACTCAGCTGCCACCTAGCCTCGAATTTGAGTTGGCTAAAGCGCGCATTCAAGCGCGATATCAAGGTGAGCCGAAAAACAATATCACGCAATTTCAGCACATTCTTAAACAGCAACAGTACGCCATTAAAGAAGCGGCTAACTATGGTTTGGCACTTTCGTATTTTGCCAACGAAGACTACAACCAAGCAAAACAGTTGTTAGAGCAGCTACTGGCTAATGATAAGCGTAACTTGTTTTATGTTGACGCATTAACTGATACCTACCTCGAACTAGAGGAGTATCAAAGTGCAATCGACATGTTGGCAGCGCTGAATTTATTAATGCCAAACAATCAAGTGGTCGCATTGAACTATGCTAACGCACTGCAAAAAAACCAACAATACGATCAAGCTGAACAAGTGCTACAAGACTTCTTACTCGTCAAACCAAAGCACTTTATTGCTTACGACTTATTGAATGAAGTTTACCGCAAAGCGAAAAAAACAGCGTTGATGCACACCACACAGGCAGAAGTTTATGCCCTACTAGGCGCTTACCCTAAAGCAATTGATGAGTTGCAAACAGGTTATAATTTCGCGGAAGGAAAACCACTAATCCAAAAGCGAATTAAAGCCCGTATTTTACAATTTGAAGACCAACAAAATAAACTAAAACGCCTGTAA
- a CDS encoding sulfurtransferase TusA family protein, with protein MNYQYDASGEVCPLPLVKLRVLLKKMKIGDSCRLLIKDTGSKSDIPKLLDKLNYPYTSSIIDDGIQELNIRIR; from the coding sequence ATGAATTATCAGTATGACGCCAGTGGCGAAGTGTGCCCGTTGCCTTTAGTTAAGCTGCGAGTGTTACTGAAAAAAATGAAAATTGGTGATAGTTGTCGATTATTAATAAAAGACACGGGATCGAAGAGCGATATTCCCAAATTGCTCGACAAACTTAATTACCCATACACGTCAAGCATCATTGATGATGGGATTCAAGAACTCAATATTAGGATCAGGTAA
- a CDS encoding AI-2E family transporter, translated as MVRFFKDWYTRKFSDPHAVTLVVILVTAFLAVYFLSSLLMPVFVAMAIAFLLDLPVNRLTNAGISHSWSVIMVVAAFVGVSLITFLGLMPIVWQQSTNLMQEVPHMVTEGRTYLMTLPEKYPEIVQAEQIEHMIALTNDKLLEWGQVAIEATLNSLSDLVALIIYLILVPIMIFFFLKDKRELLTGFSRFLPKERRMASQVGKEMNQQILNYIRGKLIEILIIGAVSTVTFIFLDLRYSVLLGVLVGLSVLVPYVGATLVTLPVMLVALFQFGVSPEFGYVMLAYGIIQVLDGNLLVPVLFSEAVNLHPVTIIIAVIFFGGMWGFWGVFFAIPLATLVKAVVNAFPNTPLDEEQSVTA; from the coding sequence ATGGTCAGGTTTTTTAAAGACTGGTATACGCGCAAGTTTTCAGATCCGCATGCCGTCACGCTCGTGGTTATTCTGGTGACGGCGTTTTTGGCGGTCTATTTCCTAAGCAGCTTGCTAATGCCAGTATTTGTGGCAATGGCGATTGCCTTCTTACTTGATTTGCCAGTTAACCGCTTAACTAATGCCGGAATTAGCCACAGTTGGTCGGTGATTATGGTGGTTGCTGCATTTGTCGGTGTCTCGTTAATCACTTTCTTAGGGTTGATGCCAATAGTGTGGCAGCAAAGCACGAACTTGATGCAAGAAGTGCCGCATATGGTCACGGAAGGTCGTACTTATTTGATGACGTTACCGGAAAAATATCCAGAAATTGTTCAAGCTGAACAAATAGAGCATATGATTGCGCTGACAAACGACAAATTGTTGGAATGGGGACAAGTGGCGATTGAGGCAACGTTAAACTCACTTTCTGACTTAGTTGCCTTGATTATTTACCTAATACTTGTGCCGATCATGATCTTCTTTTTCCTGAAAGATAAGCGAGAATTACTGACAGGCTTTAGTCGATTTTTACCGAAAGAGCGTCGCATGGCGAGTCAAGTCGGTAAGGAAATGAATCAGCAGATCCTTAACTATATACGCGGCAAGTTAATCGAGATATTGATTATTGGCGCAGTCAGTACGGTTACCTTTATTTTCTTAGATTTGCGCTACTCAGTGCTGCTTGGCGTATTGGTTGGTTTGTCTGTACTCGTCCCTTACGTTGGTGCAACACTGGTAACCTTACCTGTGATGTTAGTGGCCTTGTTCCAATTTGGCGTTAGTCCAGAATTTGGATACGTAATGCTAGCTTACGGAATTATTCAAGTACTCGACGGTAACTTGCTAGTACCGGTGTTGTTTTCCGAAGCGGTAAACTTACATCCGGTGACCATTATCATCGCAGTTATCTTCTTTGGCGGTATGTGGGGCTTTTGGGGCGTATTTTTCGCTATTCCACTGGCAACATTAGTGAAAGCCGTTGTTAATGCTTTTCCAAATACGCCACTTGACGAGGAGCAGTCTGTGACTGCGTAA
- the bcp gene encoding thioredoxin-dependent thiol peroxidase: MNTLQVGDTAPLFTLPDQNGDGVSLQDYIGKQQVLVYFYPKAMTPGCTVQAQGLRDSKTELDNLNTVVFGISPDESKRLDKFCQRDELNFTLLSDVDHKVADDFGVWGLKKFMGKEYDGIHRLSFLIGLDGKISHVFNKFKTKNHHEVVLEVLNQV, from the coding sequence ATGAATACACTACAAGTTGGCGATACTGCCCCATTATTTACGTTACCTGACCAAAACGGCGACGGAGTATCATTACAAGATTACATCGGCAAACAGCAAGTGCTTGTATACTTTTACCCAAAAGCAATGACACCTGGCTGTACAGTGCAGGCACAAGGATTAAGAGATAGTAAAACTGAGCTAGACAATCTAAACACTGTTGTCTTTGGTATTAGCCCTGATGAAAGCAAACGTCTAGATAAATTTTGCCAACGCGACGAGCTTAACTTCACCTTATTATCAGATGTAGATCACAAAGTGGCTGATGACTTCGGTGTTTGGGGATTGAAAAAGTTTATGGGCAAAGAATACGACGGTATTCACCGTTTAAGTTTTTTAATTGGCTTAGACGGTAAAATTAGTCACGTATTTAACAAGTTTAAAACGAAAAACCATCACGAGGTCGTATTAGAAGTACTTAACCAAGTATAA
- a CDS encoding glycine cleavage system protein R, whose amino-acid sequence MSQYLVLTAMGADRNGSVSELTNLASECECNILDSRMAIFGKEFSFIMLLQGDMRAINQIEARLPTMAVELELITMMKRTSGYHVLDKTQMYSAEYTGIDQPGILKAVTAFFANRQIDISSLKSDIDPVTNNMSASIEFTVNQDTSIDTIETDFLELCQQFDIQGCIHKQ is encoded by the coding sequence ATGTCTCAATATCTTGTACTAACTGCCATGGGCGCAGATAGAAACGGTAGTGTCAGTGAGCTTACTAACCTAGCAAGCGAGTGTGAATGTAATATTCTTGACAGTCGTATGGCGATATTTGGTAAAGAATTTTCCTTCATCATGTTACTGCAAGGCGACATGCGTGCCATCAATCAAATTGAAGCGCGTTTGCCCACCATGGCCGTTGAGCTTGAACTTATCACCATGATGAAACGTACCTCTGGCTACCATGTGCTCGATAAGACTCAAATGTACTCGGCAGAATACACGGGTATTGATCAGCCTGGTATTTTAAAAGCGGTTACCGCTTTTTTTGCAAATCGACAGATAGATATCTCGTCATTAAAGTCAGATATTGACCCTGTTACCAACAATATGAGTGCCAGCATTGAATTTACGGTCAATCAAGACACGAGTATTGATACTATCGAAACTGACTTTTTAGAACTTTGCCAGCAGTTCGATATTCAAGGTTGTATCCATAAGCAGTAG